The following are encoded in a window of Haloarcula halophila genomic DNA:
- the citE gene encoding L-malyl-CoA/beta-methylmalyl-CoA lyase — translation MTATRLCRTFQTAPAAVPRDDSAKFLTSGLTSDGFQTPDWLVPDIEDGTAPSMKAEAVDNVVEQLPEYAPDFAGHVLPRVEWAYDDQRFRDRGREQVRRLAAEVGDHLDGFVVPKVGRIDDVRDAAGVLAAAERDAGLDDGALDMAIIFETATARSDLREICQFAADSRLEALIFGPVDYTAELGGRALDGDRPRWDGLLEVLSNETSAAGVAAIGGPFDQLFHERAGVTYYNAEGYADQVEHEATIGIDGSWSLHPKQTAQANRIHMPRSDELTEALRKVEAFNEAKREGTGAVVVDGQMVDEATYRNFANTVQTVRAVDETHPEQTAEYYEERLLDRALSVELRFN, via the coding sequence ATGACAGCCACACGACTCTGCCGAACGTTCCAGACCGCACCCGCTGCCGTCCCCCGCGACGACAGCGCGAAGTTCCTCACTTCCGGCCTCACCAGCGACGGGTTCCAGACGCCGGACTGGCTCGTCCCCGACATCGAGGACGGGACCGCCCCGTCGATGAAGGCCGAGGCCGTCGACAACGTGGTCGAACAGCTCCCCGAGTACGCCCCCGACTTCGCCGGGCACGTCCTCCCCCGCGTCGAGTGGGCCTACGACGACCAGCGGTTCCGCGACCGGGGCCGGGAGCAGGTCCGCCGACTGGCCGCCGAAGTCGGCGACCACCTCGACGGGTTCGTCGTCCCGAAAGTGGGACGGATCGACGACGTGCGCGACGCTGCCGGCGTCCTGGCAGCGGCCGAACGCGACGCAGGCCTGGACGACGGCGCGCTCGATATGGCGATCATCTTCGAGACCGCGACGGCCCGTTCTGACCTTCGAGAGATCTGCCAGTTCGCGGCCGACTCGCGGCTGGAGGCCCTGATATTCGGGCCGGTCGACTACACCGCCGAACTGGGCGGGCGGGCGCTGGACGGCGACCGCCCGCGCTGGGACGGCCTGTTGGAGGTGCTCTCGAACGAGACCAGCGCCGCCGGCGTCGCTGCCATCGGCGGCCCGTTCGACCAGTTGTTCCACGAGCGGGCCGGCGTCACCTACTACAACGCCGAGGGGTACGCCGACCAGGTCGAACACGAGGCGACGATCGGCATCGACGGCTCGTGGTCGCTGCATCCGAAACAGACCGCCCAGGCCAACCGCATCCACATGCCACGGAGCGACGAACTGACGGAGGCGCTACGGAAGGTCGAGGCGTTCAACGAGGCGAAACGCGAGGGGACCGGAGCCGTCGTCGTCGACGGACAGATGGTCGACGAGGCGACCTACAGGAACTTCGCCAACACCGTCCAGACGGTTCGGGCGGTCGACGAGACCCATCCCGAACAGACTGCCGAGTACTACGAGGAACGCCTGCTCGACCGGGCGCTGTCGGTCGAACTCCGGTTCAACTGA
- a CDS encoding ABC transporter ATP-binding protein, which produces MNAIEVDGLTRRYGDLVAVDEVSLTVSGGEILGLLGPNGAGKSTLVNTLCTLLRPSEGSARVAGYDVVADPDAVRSNIGVVFQEPALDEELTGVENLRFHARLYGVSGEHRRQRVRTVLGLVDLADDADKRVGEYSGDGSPTGTRPWTPPRTCRPLSGRTHGGPGRRHPKDRP; this is translated from the coding sequence ATGAACGCTATCGAGGTCGACGGGCTGACCAGACGCTACGGGGACCTCGTCGCCGTCGACGAGGTCTCCCTGACCGTCTCCGGGGGCGAAATTCTCGGGTTGCTCGGACCCAACGGAGCCGGGAAGTCGACGCTCGTCAACACGCTCTGTACGCTCCTCCGGCCCAGCGAGGGCAGCGCCCGCGTGGCCGGCTACGACGTGGTGGCCGACCCCGACGCCGTCCGCTCGAACATCGGCGTCGTCTTCCAGGAACCGGCCCTGGACGAGGAGCTGACCGGCGTCGAGAACCTGCGTTTTCACGCTCGGCTGTACGGCGTCAGCGGCGAGCACCGCCGCCAGCGTGTCCGGACGGTCCTTGGCCTCGTCGATCTCGCGGACGACGCCGACAAGCGCGTCGGCGAGTACTCCGGGGATGGCTCGCCGACTGGAACTCGCCCGTGGACTCCTCCACGAACCTGCCGTCCTCTTTCTGGACGAACCCACGGTGGGCCTGGACGCCGGCACCCGAAAGACCGTCCGTGA
- a CDS encoding ABC transporter permease, whose amino-acid sequence MTEDSWLRREAVAVYGLWRRDLVRFWRAKSRVVGLLLGPFFILVFFGFGFRDVQFGSVPAGVSYLDYLVPGILGFTMLFSASFTGLAVLSDREVGFLKEILVAPVSRTGIVVGRIAGGATTTLLQSLLILVLAIPLGFRPVSAVGVAVAVGFLVLIAATFIGLGLAIASQFKDTQGYNLIVNFALFPLAFLSGAFYPLGNLPAPLRVVGYLNPLTYGVDGLRGALVGVSQRSLSLDFAAMLVASVMMVALGAALFRRVEAV is encoded by the coding sequence GTGACTGAAGACAGCTGGCTCCGCCGTGAGGCTGTCGCCGTCTACGGCCTCTGGCGGCGGGATCTCGTTCGCTTCTGGCGAGCGAAGAGCCGCGTCGTCGGCCTGTTGCTCGGCCCGTTTTTCATCCTCGTGTTCTTCGGCTTCGGTTTCCGTGACGTACAGTTCGGCTCCGTCCCGGCCGGCGTGAGTTACCTCGACTACCTCGTCCCGGGTATTCTCGGGTTCACGATGCTGTTCTCGGCCTCTTTCACCGGCCTGGCCGTCCTCTCGGACCGGGAGGTCGGCTTCCTCAAGGAGATCCTGGTCGCGCCCGTCAGTCGGACCGGGATCGTCGTCGGGCGTATCGCCGGGGGCGCGACGACGACACTGTTGCAGTCGCTGCTCATCCTCGTGTTGGCGATTCCCCTGGGGTTTCGGCCGGTCTCGGCAGTCGGCGTCGCCGTCGCCGTCGGGTTCCTCGTGTTGATCGCCGCGACGTTCATCGGTCTGGGGCTTGCGATCGCTTCACAGTTCAAAGACACCCAGGGATACAATCTCATCGTCAACTTCGCGCTGTTCCCGCTTGCATTCCTCTCGGGGGCGTTCTACCCGCTCGGGAACCTCCCGGCACCGTTGCGTGTCGTCGGCTACCTCAACCCGCTGACCTACGGTGTCGACGGGCTTCGGGGGGCGCTGGTCGGTGTCTCACAGCGATCCCTGTCGCTGGACTTCGCGGCGATGCTCGTCGCCAGCGTGATGATGGTCGCCCTGGGGGCGGCGCTGTTCCGCCGCGTCGAGGCGGTCTGA
- a CDS encoding 2Fe-2S iron-sulfur cluster-binding protein, whose protein sequence is MTDYTVEFVGTGEELTVSDKETILSRCLEEGIAQEYSCRVGMCLACSAEILEGEVVQPAARGLTEQERESYALTCMARPASDLVLDRGEYPPSIDQAGVADDTDTVAADD, encoded by the coding sequence ATGACCGACTACACCGTCGAGTTCGTGGGGACAGGCGAGGAGCTCACCGTCTCAGACAAGGAGACGATCCTCTCGCGCTGTCTCGAAGAGGGTATCGCACAGGAGTACTCCTGTCGGGTCGGAATGTGCCTGGCCTGTTCAGCCGAGATTCTCGAAGGTGAGGTCGTCCAGCCGGCCGCACGCGGACTGACAGAGCAGGAACGGGAGTCGTACGCGCTCACGTGTATGGCCCGCCCGGCTTCCGATCTCGTGCTGGATCGTGGCGAGTATCCGCCGAGCATCGATCAGGCCGGTGTGGCGGATGATACCGATACTGTGGCCGCCGACGATTAA
- a CDS encoding DUF7110 family protein: MTSRVYRLHSTLELPLEDAYDFFEDPDLPPGVADVDITRRNNTLIVSAVADDDSMSKYTPTAQLKASVTENRVYEEDPDEMGPPGAASTGSTGGGPQWGALEEEEEEIESELVEYACFKGDRETVLQNTALQYEMFEVLCEVAKIAEKGTLTAIAAVDEELEAVRIVDGEERPAVINVAEEPRDDEDKDGVNWRDNEFIN, from the coding sequence ATGACCAGCCGCGTATACAGACTTCATTCGACACTCGAACTGCCACTCGAAGACGCCTACGATTTCTTTGAGGATCCAGACCTGCCACCTGGCGTCGCTGACGTCGACATCACCCGACGGAACAACACTCTCATCGTCAGTGCCGTCGCGGACGACGACAGCATGAGCAAGTACACGCCGACTGCACAGCTCAAAGCCAGCGTCACCGAAAACCGTGTCTACGAGGAAGACCCCGACGAGATGGGGCCGCCCGGCGCGGCAAGCACCGGAAGTACCGGCGGTGGGCCACAGTGGGGAGCTCTCGAAGAGGAAGAGGAAGAGATCGAATCGGAACTCGTCGAGTACGCCTGCTTCAAGGGGGATCGCGAGACGGTGCTCCAGAACACCGCGCTCCAGTACGAGATGTTCGAGGTCCTCTGTGAGGTCGCCAAGATCGCCGAGAAAGGGACGTTGACAGCGATCGCCGCCGTCGACGAGGAACTGGAAGCGGTACGGATCGTCGACGGGGAAGAGCGCCCTGCTGTCATCAACGTCGCCGAAGAGCCACGAGACGACGAGGATAAAGACGGCGTCAACTGGCGCGACAACGAGTTCATCAACTGA
- a CDS encoding stage II sporulation protein M: MYGPQSSPGEIARRWLALYVPAAALILGGSTLLGLVLGNAIPLDALPAGGGAGSTPFLPSEITTVSIAVNNLTAVFVMLLGAVSIGIVTILGLVLNGLLIGVVVGLAGQELSPIVILALLLPHGIIEIPALLVVAAIGLRFGRLTVRYIRGTEAELLTERDLREAGWLVAVSCLLIVVAAYIEANVTFAIAERVADGSLSGLPSS; the protein is encoded by the coding sequence ATGTACGGGCCGCAGTCCTCTCCCGGCGAGATCGCTCGGCGGTGGCTGGCGCTGTACGTCCCCGCTGCGGCGTTGATCCTCGGTGGAAGTACGCTGTTGGGGTTAGTGCTTGGTAACGCGATCCCGCTGGATGCGCTCCCTGCCGGGGGCGGGGCCGGGTCGACCCCCTTTCTCCCGTCGGAGATCACCACCGTCTCGATCGCCGTGAACAATCTGACGGCGGTGTTCGTCATGTTGCTCGGGGCCGTCTCGATCGGTATCGTCACGATCCTCGGCCTGGTACTGAACGGGCTTCTCATCGGTGTCGTCGTCGGACTCGCCGGTCAGGAACTGTCGCCGATCGTGATCCTCGCGCTGCTTTTGCCACACGGTATCATCGAGATCCCGGCGTTGCTCGTCGTCGCCGCGATCGGACTCCGCTTCGGTCGCCTGACGGTCCGCTACATTCGCGGGACCGAAGCCGAGTTACTGACCGAACGAGACCTCAGAGAGGCGGGATGGCTCGTCGCCGTTTCCTGTCTGCTCATCGTCGTCGCCGCCTACATCGAGGCGAACGTCACGTTCGCGATCGCCGAGCGTGTCGCCGACGGGTCGCTCTCGGGACTCCCATCGTCGTGA
- a CDS encoding phosphoadenosine phosphosulfate reductase family protein — translation MSKTTEFPDYLDVDYSDGEGESPADYPTVNHKIEKAIEVTKKGLEQYENPVVMWTGGKDSTLTLYFVKEVADRFDLEVPPVVFIDHYQHFDELIEFVEHWAEEWDLDVIWARNTDVGDYVDENGLEPGDDIPVDALSEHNQHHIRNILEYEEETFPFLLDTYVGNHLLKTVALNDTIEEHDVDGIISGIRWDEQESRADETFFSPRHDPDIYPPHDRVQSILQFAEPDVWEAFWNFVVPDTVEGYPDDGYVPQGQDDLPEGIEKEDVPVSPKYFAGFRSLGSEVSTDKSAEEPAWLQDMANTTERAGRAQDKEDLMERLRDLGYM, via the coding sequence ATGTCCAAGACAACTGAGTTCCCGGACTATCTCGACGTCGACTACAGCGACGGCGAGGGCGAGTCGCCAGCGGACTACCCGACAGTCAACCACAAGATCGAGAAGGCCATCGAGGTCACCAAAAAGGGCCTCGAACAGTACGAGAACCCCGTCGTGATGTGGACCGGCGGGAAGGACTCGACGCTCACGCTGTACTTCGTCAAGGAGGTCGCGGACCGCTTCGATCTCGAAGTGCCGCCGGTCGTGTTCATCGATCACTATCAGCACTTCGACGAACTCATCGAGTTCGTCGAGCACTGGGCCGAGGAGTGGGATCTGGATGTCATCTGGGCTCGCAACACCGACGTCGGCGACTACGTCGACGAGAACGGCCTCGAACCTGGCGACGATATCCCCGTCGACGCCCTCTCGGAACACAACCAGCACCACATCCGGAACATCCTCGAATACGAGGAAGAGACGTTCCCGTTCCTGCTCGACACGTACGTCGGCAACCACCTGCTGAAGACCGTCGCGCTCAACGACACCATCGAGGAGCACGACGTCGACGGTATCATCTCGGGTATCCGCTGGGACGAACAGGAGTCCCGCGCCGACGAGACGTTCTTCTCGCCGCGCCACGACCCCGACATCTACCCGCCCCACGACCGCGTCCAGTCGATCCTTCAGTTCGCAGAGCCGGACGTCTGGGAAGCCTTCTGGAACTTCGTCGTGCCGGACACCGTCGAGGGGTACCCCGACGACGGCTACGTCCCGCAGGGGCAGGACGACCTGCCCGAGGGAATCGAGAAGGAAGACGTTCCCGTCTCGCCGAAGTACTTCGCTGGCTTCCGATCGCTGGGGAGCGAGGTCAGCACGGACAAGTCCGCCGAAGAGCCCGCGTGGCTCCAGGACATGGCGAACACGACCGAGCGCGCCGGCCGCGCCCAGGACAAAGAGGACCTGATGGAGCGCCTGCGCGATCTCGGCTACATGTAA
- a CDS encoding type 1 glutamine amidotransferase produces MPSPRLALLNAAHAAEDTRRNFRREIDAELVEYHCPSGELPETFAFDGCVVTGSSASVYWDEPWIGRLKEWVGEAIETGMPFLGVCYGHQLLANVLGGRVEPMGEYEIGYRTVQQDGRNRLLEGVDDDFVVFTTHSDSVTEAPPGATVFARNDYGIHGFRKGRVFAVQFHPEYDRATARTVTEGKDDQLTDERIAAVLDGITDENYDAACEAKQLFDNFLAFVREVGRETDRAVPDDTD; encoded by the coding sequence ATGCCCTCGCCACGGCTCGCACTCCTGAATGCCGCACACGCCGCCGAGGACACCCGACGCAACTTCCGGCGTGAGATCGACGCCGAACTCGTCGAGTACCACTGTCCGTCCGGCGAACTGCCCGAGACGTTCGCCTTCGACGGATGCGTCGTGACCGGCTCGTCGGCCTCGGTCTACTGGGACGAGCCCTGGATCGGGCGGCTGAAAGAGTGGGTCGGCGAGGCCATCGAGACTGGGATGCCGTTTCTCGGTGTCTGTTACGGGCACCAGCTCCTGGCGAACGTCCTCGGGGGCCGTGTCGAGCCGATGGGGGAGTACGAAATCGGGTATCGGACGGTCCAGCAGGACGGGCGAAACCGGCTCCTCGAAGGGGTCGACGACGACTTCGTCGTCTTCACGACACACTCCGACAGTGTCACCGAAGCACCACCCGGAGCGACGGTGTTCGCCCGGAACGACTACGGGATCCACGGGTTCCGGAAGGGCCGTGTCTTCGCCGTGCAGTTCCACCCGGAGTACGACAGAGCGACCGCCCGTACCGTGACCGAGGGGAAAGATGACCAGTTGACCGACGAACGGATCGCTGCCGTGCTGGACGGGATCACCGACGAGAACTACGACGCCGCCTGCGAGGCGAAACAGTTGTTCGATAACTTCCTCGCGTTCGTCAGAGAGGTCGGGCGGGAGACGGACCGAGCCGTGCCCGACGACACCGACTGA
- a CDS encoding glutamate-cysteine ligase family protein, with translation MPQTVPSRDQIRRSIEVEYWVIDEDGRLVEPEGLVDASPGAEREFVRPMLEVKTTPCETTAQLEAELFERVQRVLDRARELDKRLVPLATPLNAEEVRELPSERTRIQNAVVGTDFEYVRHCAGTHLHFEQLPGRKVDQLNTLIAMDPALALVNSARHFRGQPVANGARSKLYRWLAYDGLPNQGVLWPYVEDAAEWEGRLDRCYEAFVQSSLDVGLDRATVEDSFEPESAVWTPVQLRSEFGTVEWRSPDTALPSQIVRLADDIGSIVEQLRDADVVIHDETDPDLGAIGPGGDTVGLPPFQTVVDHTEAAIRDGLDSRALRSYLGTFGFDLSAYEPLSGAIEQETVTVSEARDRRLAQADRLERDIGGSGPSNSVSRRV, from the coding sequence ATGCCACAGACTGTGCCATCGAGAGATCAGATCAGACGGAGCATCGAGGTCGAGTATTGGGTGATCGACGAGGACGGGCGCCTCGTGGAACCGGAGGGACTGGTCGACGCATCCCCGGGTGCAGAACGGGAGTTCGTCCGGCCGATGCTCGAAGTCAAGACGACACCCTGCGAGACGACCGCACAACTCGAAGCGGAACTGTTCGAGCGTGTCCAGCGCGTGCTGGACCGCGCTCGTGAACTCGACAAACGGCTCGTCCCGCTCGCGACACCCCTCAACGCCGAGGAGGTCCGGGAACTCCCCAGCGAGCGGACACGGATCCAGAACGCTGTCGTCGGGACGGACTTCGAGTACGTCCGTCACTGCGCTGGGACACATCTCCACTTCGAGCAACTCCCCGGACGGAAGGTCGACCAATTGAACACGCTCATCGCGATGGACCCCGCCCTCGCACTGGTCAACTCGGCGCGGCACTTCCGGGGACAACCCGTGGCGAACGGCGCCCGGTCGAAGCTCTACCGCTGGCTCGCCTACGACGGCCTCCCGAACCAGGGCGTACTCTGGCCGTACGTCGAGGACGCTGCGGAGTGGGAGGGTCGTCTCGACCGCTGTTACGAGGCGTTCGTGCAGTCGAGCCTGGACGTGGGGCTGGACCGGGCGACAGTCGAGGATAGTTTCGAACCCGAGAGTGCAGTGTGGACCCCGGTACAGCTCCGGAGCGAGTTCGGGACGGTCGAGTGGCGCTCGCCCGACACCGCGCTACCGAGCCAGATCGTCCGGCTCGCCGACGATATCGGTTCGATCGTCGAACAACTCCGGGATGCCGACGTCGTGATCCACGACGAGACCGACCCCGACCTCGGAGCAATCGGGCCGGGCGGCGACACAGTCGGGCTGCCACCGTTCCAGACTGTCGTGGACCACACCGAGGCCGCGATCCGGGACGGCCTCGACTCCCGGGCGCTCCGGTCGTACCTCGGAACGTTCGGGTTCGATCTCTCGGCGTACGAGCCACTGTCCGGGGCGATAGAGCAAGAGACGGTGACGGTGAGCGAAGCACGGGACCGCCGGCTCGCACAGGCCGACAGACTGGAGCGTGATATCGGGGGGTCGGGACCGTCCAACAGCGTCTCTAGGAGGGTCTGA
- a CDS encoding PH domain-containing protein: MSAAYDWLTLDDDEEIVWEGQPSSESLYGTYIVGALLIPLVGLGLLVIFGGYLTMTHTDYVITTKGVYKKSGILSRSVAEIEYEKVQNTAYSAGPIGRSLGYGTVEISTAGGSGVEMTLRGVEDPQAVQKQLSRRVTQVQGTESEEEESTADVLDEILAELRAIRQSLDDGSRPPTGDQPRDR, encoded by the coding sequence ATGTCCGCCGCGTACGATTGGCTCACACTGGACGACGACGAGGAGATCGTCTGGGAGGGCCAGCCCTCCAGTGAATCGCTGTACGGCACCTACATCGTCGGTGCGCTCCTGATCCCGCTCGTCGGACTGGGACTGCTCGTCATCTTCGGGGGGTACCTGACGATGACCCACACCGATTACGTCATCACGACAAAGGGTGTCTACAAGAAAAGCGGCATCCTCAGCCGCTCGGTCGCCGAGATCGAGTACGAGAAGGTCCAGAACACCGCCTACTCCGCGGGACCGATCGGTCGTTCGCTGGGGTACGGGACCGTCGAGATCAGCACCGCCGGTGGCTCCGGAGTCGAGATGACGCTCCGTGGTGTCGAGGACCCACAGGCCGTCCAGAAGCAACTCTCTCGGCGTGTCACGCAGGTCCAGGGGACCGAGTCCGAGGAGGAAGAGTCGACCGCCGACGTTCTCGACGAGATCCTGGCCGAACTCCGCGCGATCCGCCAGTCGCTCGACGACGGCTCACGGCCGCCGACCGGCGACCAGCCGCGGGACAGATGA
- a CDS encoding PH domain-containing protein, with translation MSDVEWLPAAGDEHIVWQGRPRNRVVLQGLAVGVLTGAVVAAVAVELVASGTLSLVGGLAVGVPIAVLAVAVPTGAVWLWRRTTHYVLTERALYHRTGVLSVTVTELPLGKIQNTAYDLWMLGVVFGHGTVTVDTASSEGAELTLRALDDPDDVHRQISAYLKRFQGGTDDLPGTLDQWRAVLRETRRIRRLTADADSGGS, from the coding sequence ATGAGCGACGTAGAGTGGCTCCCGGCGGCCGGCGACGAACACATCGTCTGGCAGGGTCGGCCCCGCAACCGGGTCGTCCTCCAGGGACTCGCCGTCGGTGTCCTCACTGGGGCCGTCGTCGCCGCTGTCGCCGTCGAACTCGTCGCTTCCGGGACACTCTCGCTCGTCGGTGGCCTCGCTGTCGGGGTCCCGATCGCGGTACTGGCGGTCGCCGTGCCCACCGGAGCGGTGTGGCTCTGGCGACGGACGACCCACTACGTTCTGACTGAACGGGCGCTCTATCACCGAACCGGCGTCCTCTCGGTCACGGTGACCGAACTCCCACTGGGGAAGATCCAGAACACCGCCTACGACCTGTGGATGCTCGGCGTCGTCTTCGGCCACGGAACCGTCACCGTCGATACAGCCAGCAGTGAGGGAGCGGAACTCACACTGCGGGCGCTGGACGACCCCGACGACGTTCACCGGCAGATCAGTGCGTATCTAAAGCGGTTTCAGGGTGGTACTGACGACCTTCCCGGGACGCTCGACCAGTGGCGTGCCGTCCTCAGAGAGACACGGCGGATCAGGCGGCTGACCGCTGACGCGGACTCAGGAGGCAGTTAG
- a CDS encoding type IV pilin: MVPATERGVSPVVSTVLLVAVVVMLASTVSVVTLGFPSQVGEPAPVVAQSSGQLVRDVTGPGGRYDQVVNITHEAGDTIQVEHVEVAVDATDACGKRGRLVDLPDEAVGSGSPNHIEGDHIFDYHSPEEARSIRPRATPRSARATPSASG; this comes from the coding sequence ATGGTTCCAGCCACGGAACGGGGGGTATCGCCGGTCGTCTCGACGGTCCTGTTGGTCGCGGTAGTCGTCATGCTCGCCTCGACGGTGTCGGTCGTCACCCTCGGCTTTCCGAGCCAAGTCGGCGAACCGGCGCCGGTCGTCGCCCAGTCCAGCGGCCAGCTCGTCCGGGACGTCACTGGTCCCGGTGGTCGTTACGACCAGGTCGTCAACATCACACACGAGGCTGGCGATACCATCCAGGTCGAACACGTCGAGGTCGCCGTCGACGCCACCGACGCCTGTGGCAAGCGCGGTCGACTGGTCGACCTCCCGGACGAGGCTGTCGGCTCCGGTAGCCCGAACCATATCGAGGGCGACCACATCTTCGACTACCACTCCCCGGAGGAGGCGCGCTCGATCCGACCACGGGCGACACCGCGTTCAGCGCGGGCGACACCATCCGCTTCCGGCTGA
- a CDS encoding AMP-binding protein encodes MGSDGGDYRHVPSEAFVEATNVREFMRTYGIEDYEGLVERTTTELPDEPDSGVEWFWDELVDYLGIEFFETYDSVRERQSRTVAGETYDGPQFTDWYPGGRINAAHNVLDRHAARDSGSRNHAALVWEGEPGDVREVTFHTLNRQASRVASYLDSVGVRTGDTVGLYMPMVPEVAAVLYGCLKVGAVAVPIFSGFGVDATATRLADANPSVLFTADGFYRRGSVIDLKGTAEEAIADAADRVDGPGVEHTVVYDRVGTAEHPDRTLQWTRRDEWWDDAVGEQPDSYAAKSLPSGQPSMLLYSSGTTGKPKGIVHTHAGALLQAAKEVYFGFDHDPADRFFWVSDIGWMMGPWTLLGNHAFGGTVFMYEGAPDHPEPDRFWAMIDRHDLTVFGVSPTAIRALRKRGEEWLAGHDLSSLRMLGSTGEPWDEESWEWFYEHVGGESCPIVNISGGTEIMGCFLMPLPIQPLNPGTLGGPGLGMDVDIVDDAGESIRDTHERGYLVARDSCPSMTKSLWGGDERYVEEYWSTWPDVWDHGDWAQRAEDGLWYLHGRADDALNVAGRKVGPAEVEGAAIEHPAVNQAAAVGAPDETTGTAVVLYVVLGPDHEAGEDLADAIRETVGAELGKPFRPREVLFVDAFPKTQGGKIVRRAIAAAYRGEAIGDRSSIENPAVLEAIGDAT; translated from the coding sequence ATGGGCAGCGACGGCGGCGACTACCGACACGTACCGTCCGAGGCGTTCGTCGAAGCGACGAACGTCCGTGAGTTCATGCGGACCTACGGGATCGAGGACTACGAGGGACTCGTCGAGCGGACGACCACCGAACTGCCGGACGAACCGGACTCCGGCGTCGAATGGTTCTGGGACGAACTCGTCGACTACCTCGGCATCGAGTTCTTCGAGACCTACGACAGCGTCAGGGAGCGCCAGTCCCGGACGGTCGCCGGCGAGACCTACGACGGCCCGCAGTTCACCGACTGGTACCCCGGCGGCCGGATCAACGCCGCTCACAACGTCCTCGACAGACACGCCGCCCGGGACAGCGGGTCGCGCAACCACGCCGCGCTCGTCTGGGAGGGTGAACCCGGCGACGTCCGCGAGGTGACGTTCCACACCCTGAACAGGCAGGCCAGCCGGGTCGCCAGCTACCTCGACTCCGTCGGCGTCAGGACCGGCGACACCGTCGGCCTCTACATGCCGATGGTCCCGGAGGTCGCGGCGGTCCTCTATGGCTGTCTGAAGGTCGGTGCCGTCGCAGTCCCCATCTTCTCGGGCTTCGGCGTCGACGCGACCGCGACCCGTCTCGCGGACGCCAACCCCTCGGTGCTGTTCACCGCCGACGGGTTCTACCGCCGTGGCTCGGTCATCGATCTCAAGGGGACGGCCGAGGAGGCCATCGCCGACGCTGCCGACCGTGTCGACGGCCCGGGCGTCGAACACACTGTCGTCTACGACCGGGTCGGGACGGCGGAGCATCCCGATCGGACCCTCCAGTGGACCCGTCGCGACGAGTGGTGGGACGACGCCGTCGGGGAGCAACCCGACAGCTACGCGGCCAAATCGCTGCCCAGCGGCCAGCCCTCGATGCTGTTGTACTCCTCGGGGACGACCGGGAAACCGAAAGGGATCGTCCACACCCACGCCGGCGCGCTCCTCCAGGCGGCCAAGGAAGTGTACTTCGGGTTCGACCACGATCCCGCCGATCGGTTCTTCTGGGTCAGCGATATCGGCTGGATGATGGGTCCCTGGACACTGCTGGGCAACCACGCCTTCGGCGGCACCGTCTTCATGTACGAGGGTGCACCCGACCACCCCGAACCGGACCGCTTCTGGGCGATGATCGACCGTCACGATCTGACCGTCTTCGGCGTCTCGCCGACCGCGATCCGGGCGCTACGCAAACGGGGCGAGGAGTGGCTTGCGGGCCACGACCTCTCCAGTCTGCGGATGCTGGGTTCGACCGGAGAACCCTGGGACGAGGAGAGCTGGGAGTGGTTCTACGAGCACGTCGGCGGCGAGTCGTGCCCGATCGTCAACATCTCCGGCGGGACCGAGATCATGGGGTGTTTCCTCATGCCGTTGCCGATCCAGCCGCTCAACCCGGGCACGCTCGGCGGTCCGGGACTGGGGATGGACGTCGACATCGTCGACGATGCCGGCGAGTCCATCCGCGACACCCACGAACGGGGCTACCTGGTCGCCCGGGACTCCTGTCCGTCGATGACGAAGTCGCTGTGGGGCGGCGACGAACGGTACGTCGAAGAGTACTGGTCGACCTGGCCCGACGTGTGGGACCACGGCGACTGGGCTCAGCGGGCCGAGGACGGGCTCTGGTACCTCCACGGACGAGCCGACGACGCACTCAACGTCGCCGGCCGGAAGGTCGGCCCCGCGGAGGTCGAAGGCGCGGCGATCGAACACCCGGCGGTCAACCAGGCGGCCGCCGTCGGCGCACCCGACGAGACGACCGGGACTGCAGTCGTCCTCTACGTGGTCCTCGGTCCCGACCACGAGGCCGGCGAGGACCTGGCCGACGCCATCCGGGAGACCGTCGGCGCGGAGTTGGGCAAACCGTTCCGGCCCAGGGAGGTACTGTTCGTCGACGCCTTCCCGAAGACCCAGGGCGGGAAGATCGTCCGCCGGGCGATCGCCGCAGCCTATCGGGGCGAGGCCATCGGCGACCGCTCCAGCATCGAGAACCCGGCGGTTCTGGAGGCTATCGGCGACGCCACGTAG